The following proteins are co-located in the Rattus norvegicus strain BN/NHsdMcwi chromosome X, GRCr8, whole genome shotgun sequence genome:
- the Rhox3 gene encoding reproductive homeobox on X chromosome 3, whose amino-acid sequence MDSTQGTKVLLTEEGRNEEDRGQGEPAMGATAAKVRVIKELNREGPAAGTAGLVDTDVNKEDGGANGGQKNEQQLKEPIPEHAEGKSVQSVPRQVPRRRLRHRFTQWQLEELESIFKANCFLSVEARKQLARWMGVTEAIVKRWFRKRREQYRRYKRL is encoded by the exons ATGGACAGCACTCAAG GTACAAAGGTTTTGCTGACTGAAGAGGGAAGAAACGAGGAAGATAGAGGACAGGGCGAGCCGGCAATGGGAGCCACAGCAGCAAAAGTGAGAGTAATAAAAGAATTAAACAGAGAGGGTCCTGCTGCTGGCACTGCAGGCCTTGTAGATACAGACGTGAACAAGGAAGATGGTGGCGCCAACGGAGGCCAGAAGAatgagcagcaactgaaggagcCGATTCCTGAGCATGCTGAGGGCAAGAGTGTCCAGTCTGTGCCTAGGCAGGTGCCACGACGTCGACTACGCCATAGATTCACCCAGTGGCAGTTGGAGGAACTAGAGAGCATTTTCAAGGCCAATTGCTTCCTCAGTGTAGAAGCAAG AAAACAACTGGCCAGATGGATGGGTGTGACTGAAGCCATAGTGAAG AGATGGTTTCGGAAGAGGAGAGAACAATACAGGCGATATAAGAGGCTATAA
- the Rhox4g gene encoding reproductive homeobox 4G — protein sequence MEHQNTNCVLHEGLDEDKEKLNGAKAQKVLADGQGRNEGESGQDQPGSEAAAAADGEGAKELSGEGGPAAGAAGLVDNRNQEDHGTRGKDQENEKQPEKPVPEDIEVLENAQPIPVLITGVQPVPVLMPDVKPVSVLVRQRSFHYKFTRWQLQEMERIFQQNHFIGAEERRHLARWIGVSEARVQNWFKGRREQYRRQQKL from the exons ATGGAGCATCAAAACACCAACTGCGTACTTCATGAGGGACTTGACGAAGATAAGGAAAAATTGAATG GTGCAAAGGCACAGAAGGTTTTAGCAGATGGACAGGGTAGAAatgagggagagagtggacaggacCAGCCTGGAtctgaagcagcagcagcagcagatgggGAAGGAGCAAAAGAATTAAGTGGAGAAGGTGGGCCCGCTGCTGGCGCTGCAGGCCTCGTGGATAACAGGAACCAAGAGGACCATGGCACCAGAGGCAAAGACCAGGAGAACGAGAAGCAGCCAGAGAAGCCAGTCCCTGAGGACATTGAGGTCTTAGAGAATGCGCAGCCTATTCCCGTGCTGATAACTGGTGTGCAGCCTGTTCCAGTGCTGATGCCTGACGTAAAGCCTGTGTCGGTGCTGGTACGCCAGCGTAGCTTCCACTACAAGTTCACTCGGTGGCAGCTGCAGGAGATGGAGCGAATTTTCCAGCAGAATCACTTCATCGGTGCAGAAGAAAG AAGACATCTGGCAAGATGGATAGGTGTGAGTGAAGCCAGAGTTCAG AATTGGTTTAAGGGAAGACGAGAACAATATAGGAGACAGCAGAAGCTATAA